The stretch of DNA CTTCACAAACGTAAAGATGGAGGTGCTCAATGGATTTACCGTTATACCATTCACGGGCGTCGTCGTGAAATGGGCTTGGGTGCTTTAAGAGATGTCTCTTTAAAACAAGCCCGTGAATTGGCAACTGGGTGGCGTTCTGTATTACGTGAGGGGCGTGACCCTATTAAAGAACGCAATAAACAAAAGCGTGAGGCAATAAGCAATCTCCATTATTTAAAAGATATTGCCGTGGATGCTTTTGAAACTCGTAAAGCTGAACTCAAGAATGATGGTAAAGATGGAGATTGGTTTTTACCATTACGCCTTCATATTCTCCCTAAATTAGGTTGTCTGCCGGTTTCTGAGATTACCCAAACAGAGATACGCAACACTATTGCCCCTATCTGGCATACAAAAGCTGTTACAGCGCGTAGAGCTCTCATTCGTCTCAATCTTTGTCTCAAACATGCGGCTGCTTTGGGTTTGGATGTTGATTTACAAGCAGTAACAAAAGCACAAGCTCTCTTAGGTAAACAACGCCATAAAATCAAAAACTTACCTGCCATGGATTGGAAAGATGTACCCGCTTTTTATAAAACGCTTTGCCAAACAACAAACCCCACACAACTGGCTTTGCGTTTGCTTATCCTTACAGGGGTTCGTACCAATCCCTTGCGTCATATTCGTGAAGATCAGATTGATGGAGATATATGGATTATACCTGCTGAAAATATGAAAGGAAAGCGCGATGCTACAACAGAATTTCGCGTCCCCTTATCATCAGAGGCAATGAAAGTGATAGAACAAGCCCGTTGTATCTCTAAAAGTAATTTCATCTTTTCTTTTTCTAGTCGGGCTCCTATTTCACCTATGGTTATGTCAAAGTATATGAGAGACAATAACCTTGAAGCCTGCCCCCATGGCTTTCGCTCTAGTTTACGCAATTGGCTTGCTGAAACAACCGATGCCCCCTATGAGGTCGCTGAAACTATTCTAGCTCATACGGTCGGGGGGCAAGTAGAGCGTGCCTATCGTCGTACGGACTATTTAGAACAGCGTCGTGTCTACATGGATAAATGGGCGGCTTATGTCACCGGTCAATCTTAAGATATGGGGTGAATAACCCCATGATCTGTGGATAACTTTAGCTCTCTTCTCTCTCATTCTCTCTCAATAAGACTCATAATTTATTACATCAATAAAACTATGATAAAATATTGTTTTCTATAAATAAAATACCTTCAAAAATGAACCAAAATGTGCTTAATAAATAGGCATGATTTGGTTCTATTTTTTATTATGAAAGGATTTTAGAATGACAGAAAATGATATTCTTTTAACAGACCGTGAAAGTGCAAAATTACTTCATATGAGTGTCTCAACTTTCCGCCGTCATGTTACCAATGGCTCTCTCCCAAAACCTTTAAAATTTGGTTTTTTATCCCGTTGGTTACAATCGGATCTCTTAAATGTAATCGAGCAAGCAAAACAGCAACGTTATAACGACGTGGCATAAAAAAAACCTTGTCACGTAAGGACGGACAAGGCTTTCTCAAACTAATCACCCTCACAATAGCAAAATCCGTCCTGTGACGCAACGTTATAGGATTTAAAATGATGTGTTCTTTTAAGAATGCGTGGGGCATCACACGTGCTTTGCGTGGGGTTTGGCATGGGTGTTATGGAAGCCAACCAATCAAAAAGACTTTAGCTGATTTTACCTTTGCTACGCGTGCTTATAGCCAAGCCTTTGAGGTCCTTATGAGGCAAACCCCGCATAATGCATATTTAACGATCTCCTCTATTTTCTAAGGTAAATAACATGATACAAGATAACAAAAATATTTTAGAGAATAATACTCCTTTAAATGATAATGATAACGGCTCTTTAAACGAAAATACTTGTTTAGAAGCCATTCTTTATAAACAAGCATTGCAACAAAATGGTTGGGGGGGAATTGCAATCGATTAATACGGCTCTCTTACCCGTCAAGCCTTTTAGCTTATTACAGTTGCCAACGCCATTAATGAACTATGTTTATGACGTTGCGGATAGCCAACAAGCCCCTATGGATTTTATTGCTATCTCTGCTCTCTGTGCCTTGGCTGCTGTTATTGGCAATGGCGTGCGGGTTGCCCCAAAACAACATGCCAATTGGAAAATTGTTCCTAATCTCTGGGGTGTCATTGTGGGGGAAACTTCGACCATGAAAACAGGTAGCATGGACGCTGCTTTAGAACCTCTCTATGAATTTCAAGATGAATGGCATCAAGAGTGGGTAAAGAAGAAAAAACAGCAAGAAACAAAAGAGATTCTTAGTGAATTAGATAAACGAGAAAAGAAAAAACAAGCCTATAAAGCACTCAAAGATCATGATGAAGAACAAGCCCTTGCTCTTCTTTCACAAACTCTTGAACACAAAGAAAGTGAGGAAGATGATAGTTCTATAAAACGACGCCTTATCGTCAATGATGTGACCGTTGAAAAGCTTGGGGAACTCTTAAAAGAAAACCCCCGTGGTCTCTTGTTGGTGCGTGATGAACTGGCTGGTTTTTTATCTAATCTAGAAAGAAAGGAATATCAATCAGACCGTTCTTTTTATCTAACAGCTTTTAATGGTAATAAGTCATACACCTATGACCGTATAGGGCGGGGAACCATTTTTATTCCCAATGCAACTGTCTCTATTATAGGGGGTATTCAACCTGCACGTATTATTCCCATTATTCAAGACATGCACCGTGGAATAAACGATGATGGTCTTATGCAACGCTTTCAAATGCTGATCTTTCCCGATGAACGACAAGAGCAGTTATGGATTGATAGACCTCCCAATCAAAAGGCATGGGAAAGTTATCAAGGGGTTTTTCGTTCTCTTTATGATAAACCATTAGGATCACCAAAATATCCGATAACTATACGCTTTTCTGCCGAAGCCCAAGAAATGTTTCGTGAATGGTGGGAAGATTTCCAGAAAAGAATAAAGAATGGTCATTTCTCATCAAGTTTAAAAGCGCATCTTTTGAAAATGCCTAAGACCATAGTAAGTCTTGCATTGATTTTTGAATTAACTGAAGGGGGGCGTTTTGAAATCAATAAAGATGCCCTTCAAACAGCCTTGCGATGGGAAAAATATTTGTTCAGTCATGTCAAAAGGCTCTATGCGGCGGCGGATAGCCTAGCAACAGAGGGGGCAAAATTGATTGTCGAGCGCTGTGATCATTTACCCGATGTCTTTACTTTACGTGATATTCATCAAAGAAGTTGGACGCATTTAAAAGATAATCAAACCGTTAAGCAAGCTTTAGAGCTCTTATGTCGCTCCAATCATATTCGTCCAATAGCCAATGAAAATAGCTCTCAAAGCGGTCGCCCTACCATACGTTATGAATGGCATCCTTTCGTTAAAAACAACAGCATCAAACAATGAAGTCATTGTCATCTTTTGTTATCCTTAAAACCTTCAAAGATCTTATCGTACCAACAAAGGGTTTACGTAGTATCTTTGAGGGTTTTTGTTTTATCATTTTTAAAAAAAAAGACATACAGAGGTTCTTTTAAATCTTGTGTCTAAAGATATCCAAAACACAACCTCTATAGGTTTTGAAGGGGTTTTGAGTTTTGAGGGTTGCTGCTATTATGTAAAAAAACGATAAAAAAATAAAAACATTATATTTCAATAGGTTAATATTTTATAGACCTTAAAAAAACAACTCATATTGATAATGCAATCTCTAAATTCAACTAACAATATACGTTTTGAGGGGGTTTTGACGATTTTTACACCTTCAAAACCTATAAGCAAAATTCGTAATAAAACTTATCAAAATACTCATTCTGATATTTTAAAGAACATAAGTGCATTTATCTTGATTAACCCGTGAAATGAATAGCAAATTTTACTACTTTGCTGATCTAACCATGCATCATAGGCTGTGGATAAACAACCTTTAAAAACCCCTTTTGAAAAAAATTATCCGTTTTTATGCATTTTTCTGCATTTTTTCTCAATTCGTTCAAAATGGATTTAATAAGCTTCATTTTGATTCTTTTGAAAAGAATTAACCCTCTCATACCAAAACGGAGCTCTGTTATAATATGCTGCAATCTCTTAAGTCTGATCATGAACATGTCACGCTACGCTCTCTGTTGGAATATTATCGTCAACAAGCTAAATCACCCCGTGAATTGGGAACGCTGTTTGAAAACCTTGTCATGGTTTATTTGAGTGAAGACCCGTTGCAAAAGCAAGAATACGAAAAGGTTCAAACTTATTTGGAATGGGCTAAGGAACATGATGAAGATGGGCGTGATATTGGGATTGATTTGGTGGCTACAATCCGTGATCAAGGAGGATATGCGGCTATTCAATGTAAATGCTATGATGCTTCTCACATCATTAAAAAAGAAGATATTGATAGCTTTATCGCTGCCTCAGGGAAAAAGATTTTTACGCGTCGTATTCTCGTTGATAGCACCGAAAGCAATTGGAGTGATAATGCTAACAACACTTGTGAT from Bartonella tribocorum CIP 105476 encodes:
- a CDS encoding tyrosine-type recombinase/integrase — encoded protein: MALMNRLNARSVATLGAGKYNDGAGLLLHKRKDGGAQWIYRYTIHGRRREMGLGALRDVSLKQARELATGWRSVLREGRDPIKERNKQKREAISNLHYLKDIAVDAFETRKAELKNDGKDGDWFLPLRLHILPKLGCLPVSEITQTEIRNTIAPIWHTKAVTARRALIRLNLCLKHAAALGLDVDLQAVTKAQALLGKQRHKIKNLPAMDWKDVPAFYKTLCQTTNPTQLALRLLILTGVRTNPLRHIREDQIDGDIWIIPAENMKGKRDATTEFRVPLSSEAMKVIEQARCISKSNFIFSFSSRAPISPMVMSKYMRDNNLEACPHGFRSSLRNWLAETTDAPYEVAETILAHTVGGQVERAYRRTDYLEQRRVYMDKWAAYVTGQS
- a CDS encoding helix-turn-helix transcriptional regulator, which codes for MTENDILLTDRESAKLLHMSVSTFRRHVTNGSLPKPLKFGFLSRWLQSDLLNVIEQAKQQRYNDVA
- a CDS encoding YfjI family protein, which encodes MVGGELQSINTALLPVKPFSLLQLPTPLMNYVYDVADSQQAPMDFIAISALCALAAVIGNGVRVAPKQHANWKIVPNLWGVIVGETSTMKTGSMDAALEPLYEFQDEWHQEWVKKKKQQETKEILSELDKREKKKQAYKALKDHDEEQALALLSQTLEHKESEEDDSSIKRRLIVNDVTVEKLGELLKENPRGLLLVRDELAGFLSNLERKEYQSDRSFYLTAFNGNKSYTYDRIGRGTIFIPNATVSIIGGIQPARIIPIIQDMHRGINDDGLMQRFQMLIFPDERQEQLWIDRPPNQKAWESYQGVFRSLYDKPLGSPKYPITIRFSAEAQEMFREWWEDFQKRIKNGHFSSSLKAHLLKMPKTIVSLALIFELTEGGRFEINKDALQTALRWEKYLFSHVKRLYAAADSLATEGAKLIVERCDHLPDVFTLRDIHQRSWTHLKDNQTVKQALELLCRSNHIRPIANENSSQSGRPTIRYEWHPFVKNNSIKQ